A stretch of Brassica napus cultivar Da-Ae chromosome C6, Da-Ae, whole genome shotgun sequence DNA encodes these proteins:
- the LOC106404083 gene encoding putative high mobility group B protein 11 produces the protein MMLTNDNSTYSQFQLVPAYGYSSDNKSDADSSGTTTYLDLIANSDLFLDKLHDLPQDSGRIVKDPNVGEEILDLHQLFIEVINRGGTEKVIMDCKCNEVTGIFNLKTEVKNAAYVLRKTDLKMLFELEHVYFFKEPMSSFWVKDPRH, from the exons ATGATGTTGACCAATGATAATTCAACGTATTCGCAATTTCAACTAGTTCCCGCTTATGGATATTCTTCAGACAACAAGAGTGATGCTGATTCCTCTGGTACGACTACTTACCTAGATCTCATTGCGAACTCTGATTTGTTCCTGGATAAGCTTCATGATTTGCCCCAAGATTCTGGCAGAATTGTCAA AGATCCTAATGTGGGTGAAGAAATTCTGGATCTGCATCAGCTTTTCATCGAGGTCATAAATCGAGGTGGTACTGAAAAG GTGATCATGGATTGTAAGTGCAATGAAGTGACTGGAATATTTAATCTGAAGACAGAAGTGAAAAATGCAGCATATGTTTTAAGGAAGACTGATCTGAAAATGCTCTTTGAGTTGGAGCATGTGTATTTCTTCAAAGAGCCAATGTCTTCCTTCTGGGTGAAAGATCCGAGACATTAA
- the LOC106406186 gene encoding photosystem I reaction center subunit V, chloroplastic yields the protein MSTSASALLTPSTFSTVISQKNPNSISFHGLRPLRLGGSSSSSLPKLSTTAGRRSSSAVVRAELSPSVVISLSTGLSLFLGRFVFFNFQRENVAKQVPEQNGKTHFEAGDDRAKEYVSLLKSNDPVGFNIVDVLAWGSIGHIVAYYVLATSSNGYDPSFFG from the coding sequence atGTCGACAAGCGCATCTGCTTTGCTCACACCCTCAACTTTCTCCACTGTAATCTCCCAGAAAAACCCGAACTCCATCTCATTCCACGGCCTCCGTCCTCTCCGCCTCGgtggctcctcctcctcctccttacCCAAGCTATCCACCACCGCCGGAAGAAGATCTTCCTCCGCCGTCGTGAGAGCCGAGCTCAGCCCATCCGTCGTTATAAGCCTCAGCACTGGTCTCTCCCTCTTCCTTGGCCGGTTCGTCTTCTTCAACTTCCAGAGAGAGAATGTGGCCAAACAGGTTCCGGAGCAGAACGGCAAAACCCATTTCGAAGCCGGAGATGATCGTGCCAAGGAATACGTTAGCCTCTTGAAATCGAACGACCCTGTTGGATTCAACATCGTCGATGTTCTTGCTTGGGGTTCTATTGGTCACATCGTTGCTTACTATGTCTTGGCCACTTCTAGCAATGGCTACGATCCTAGCTTCTTTGGCTGA
- the BNAC06G11050D gene encoding uncharacterized WD repeat-containing protein C2A9.03: protein MSNYQAEVASAYMDHVDDDDDMEDVDEADDDMPASDSDVDEFDYSSNKIADTCAEQARKGKDIQGIPWDRLSITRDKYRQTRLQQYKNYENVPHSGDSSAKDCMATQKGAIFYDFWRNSRSIKSSILHFQLRNLVWATSKHDVYLMSQFLVSHYSTLTPRKHEVLNVEGHVSPSEKHAGSFLEGFTKTQVSTLAVRDNFLVAGGFQGELICKHLDRPGVSFCSRTTYDDNAITNAIEIYNKPSGALHFTASNNDCGVRDFDMERYQLVNYFRFPWPVNHTSLSPDGKLLTIVGDNPEGLLVDPNTGKTLGTLVGHLDFSFASAWHPDGLTFSTGNQDKTCRVWDIRNLSKSFAVLRGNLGAIRSIRYTSDGKYMAMAEPADFVHVYDVSKGYETEQEIDFFGEISGISFSPDTEALFIGVWDRTYGSLLEYGRRHNYSYLDSFL, encoded by the exons ATGTCTAATTACCAAGCGGAGGTTGCTTCTGCATACATGGAccatgttgatgatgatgatgatatggaAGATGTTGATGAAGCGGATGATGACATGCCTGCATCAGACTCTGATGTCGACGAATTTGACTACTCt AGTAATAAAATAGCAGATACTTGTGCTGAGCAAGCCCGGAAAGGGAAAGACATCCAGGGCATTCCTTGGGACAGGCTTAGTATCACCAGAGACAAATACCGACAAACTAGACTTCAACAGTACAAAAACTATGAAAATGTTCCTCATTCTGGTGATTCCTCTGCCAAA GATTGCATGGCCACACAGAAGGGGGCCATCTTTTATGATTTCTGGCGGAATTCAAGATCTATCAAATCAAGTATCCTTCATTTTCAG TTGAGAAATTTGGTTTGGGCAACTTCAAAGCACGATGTGTACCTTATGTCACAGTTTTTGGTGAGCCACTATTCTACATTGACACCTAGGAAGCATGAAGTTCTCAATGTTGAAGGTCATGTTTCCCCATCCGAG AAACATGCTGGAAGTTTTTTGGAGGGATTTACCAAGACGCAAGTTAGTACACTTGCTGTGAGAGATAATTTTTTGGTTGCGGGTGGATTTCAAGGAGAACTTATATGCAAG CATCTTGATAGACCTGGTGTGAGCTTTTGTTCCCGTACAACTTATGATGATAATGCTATCACCAATGCAATTGAGATTTATAACAAACCGAG TGGTGCGCTTCATTTCACGGCCTCAAATAATGATTGTGGAGTCAGAGATTTTGATATGGAGAGATATCAGCTTGTTAACTATTTCCGCTTTCCTTGGCCAGTCAAT CACACATCTCTGAGTCCTGATGGTAAACTATTGACGATTGTGGGAGACAACCCAGAGGGCCTTCTCGTAGACCCCAACACGGGAAAG ACACTGGGAACGCTAGTAGGACATTTGGACTTCTCTTTTGCATCTGCATGGCATCCAGATGGGCTCACTTTCTCGACAGGTAACCAAGACAAGACCTGCAGGGTCTGGGACATACGTAACCTGTCCAAGTCTTTTGCTGTCTTGAGGGGTAACCTTGGAGCAATCCGATCCATCCGCTACACATCCGATGGGAAATACATGGCAATGGCCGAGCCGGCTGATTTTGTCCATGTATACGATGTCTCAAAAGGGTATGAAACAGAGCAAGAGATCGATTTCTTTGGGGAGATCTCAGGAATATCCTTCAGCCCTGACACTGAAGCGCTCTTCATCGGTGTTTGGGACCGCACTTACGGGAGTCTCCTTGAGTATGGCAGGCGCCACAACTACTCCTACCTTGATTCATTTCTATAA